The sequence below is a genomic window from Xylocopa sonorina isolate GNS202 chromosome 15, iyXylSono1_principal, whole genome shotgun sequence.
AGTAGTAACAAATGGTTCTTCAAAtggaataataattataattttgtatctCGAATTTATAGTTTTATCTTTCTATAATTATAAAAACACTGAAATTGTATCTAATCACAAATAAAACTAacagaggaaagaaggaaggaatagAGAGGGGAAGAAACGTTTAGTCCTGggtctgctagtggactcatcagtgcggctacctagcaggccctgccttagacgctaggATATTAGGGACAGCTCAGGActcctatatattggaaaggataggttatcgagtactttcaggaaactgtagaccgtgctgtccctctagtggcgagtgtcgccACAATATTATCGCAGAAAGGTCACTTCTTTCTCAGTCTATAATGTAACACAAACATATAGCTAAGCAGCTCATCTTCAATTCCTAAGGGAACGTATAACCAACTAAGAATAATAAATTGATTAACCGTCAAGCACAACAATTAGTTTCACGATAGTATAGATTTTTTATTAATGTATCATACAAcgaaaattataaatatatttcttCTCTTTCTCGCGTTATGGCTTATAGCAATAAAAATATGGAAcgtaaaaaaatattaaaaaactgactcTCGATTAAATCAATTGATATGTGGTGATGTCGAATAACTGGAAAAGCATGGCATTAAATTAAGTCGAACAGTTGAATTATGCGCAGAGCGTTAAGACTCAACGTTCACCCTTTCTTCGTCTTCTTACAGAGCCAGCTTACAGAAATTAAGGTTTATAATCACCTTGAATATCCCAGAGCTCACTATCAAGAGCGACTACAATGTGGACGGGAAAATAATTCTTCTGCAAATCCGAGGAACCGGTCCGCTGGACGGGCATTTCCATGATTGCAAAGGCGTGGTGAGGCTACAGATGGAAATGACGAAGGGCAAAGACGGGCAGGATTACTTGAAGGTAGCCGATCTGAACACGAAATTCACCGTGGCTGGCGGCTCGTTGAAGCTGCAGAATCTGTTCGGTGGCGACCAAACGCTCGGCGACGCTGTGAACACGGCCATCAACAGCAACTTGGACGCCTTCATGCAAGAACTGACGCCAACCCTCGAGGTCGCCATTTCTGACACGTTCACGAAAATTGCGAACGGTATTCTACCAGAATATTCCTACGACGTTCTTTTCCCCGTTTCATAGTTGTTCCGTGGTGCTGCGAGATCAATGGCGAAGCTTGATGGAGTAAAAACAACATTTCTACCGCGTTCGTTAAATATGGCAAACGAG
It includes:
- the LOC143430606 gene encoding circadian clock-controlled protein daywake, with amino-acid sequence MQKVALVGIIAAVFAVTLARDLPDFLHVCKRNNPNLGECIKNSVENFKPYLKQGLPEYKIPSLEPLLLKEVASNTGGSLKLKLSNVKVTGASNFTLNTVKASLQKLRFIITLNIPELTIKSDYNVDGKIILLQIRGTGPLDGHFHDCKGVVRLQMEMTKGKDGQDYLKVADLNTKFTVAGGSLKLQNLFGGDQTLGDAVNTAINSNLDAFMQELTPTLEVAISDTFTKIANGILPEYSYDVLFPVS